The following proteins come from a genomic window of Musa acuminata AAA Group cultivar baxijiao chromosome BXJ1-7, Cavendish_Baxijiao_AAA, whole genome shotgun sequence:
- the LOC108953361 gene encoding uncharacterized protein LOC108953361: MANVPAVQLLQAAKFVLSIAAGGFLLVCQRPMDFPIFVAAMYLLVIAAIQLLYFSLGRPQLGSTVATTADGFRVSADRLLNTAKFVLCFATGGILLVCQRPTDFRSFVAAMYLLMTLGFLLLYLSLARPHLGSTTATTAADDSWL; this comes from the exons ATGGCAAACGTTCCGGCTGTGCAACTTCTCCAGGCCGCGAAGTTTGTGCTCAGCATCGCCGCCGGAGGATTTCTTCTCGTTTGCCAGCGGCCCATGGACTTCCCCATTTTTGTTGCCGCCATGTACCTCCTGGTGATCGCAGCCATCCAGCTGCTCTACTTCTCGCTGGGCCGTCCACAGCTGGGATCGACAGTCGCCACCACCGCCGATGGCTTCCG GGTTTCAGCTGACCGACTGCTCAACACTGCCAAGTTCGTGCTATGCTTCGCTACCGGAGGAATTCTTCTCGTTTGCCAGCGGCCCACGGACTTCCGCAGCTTTGTCGCCGCCATGTACCTCCTGATGACCCTAGGCTTCCTGCTGCTCTACCTTTCCCTGGCTCGTCCTCATCTGGGATCCACAACGGCGACGACCGCCGCCGATGATTCCTG GTTGTGA